CACATCATCAACATCGTAAAATGGTATAAACTCTTGTGCTGGCGAGAAAACAATTTTGAGGCCTATATCTCTTTGTGCCCACAACTTAATTGCTATTTTACCTCCTATGCTGCAATCTTTACGAGCCTTCAATAGTTTGCTGTGAAATTTGTTAGAGTCTAATATTTTATATAATAGATCTTCTTTTGCCTGAGCTTTATCAGCATTTATAGTGCTTCCTCTTTCATCTGCAATAATCGGCTTCAAATTGAAGTACGGCTCTTTCCCAAACATAAACCGGGCTTTTTTGTCGATTAGTTCCTTTATTTTGTTCGATATCTTCTTTGTTGGCTTATAATCAAGTTCTTCATTTGTAGACCACTCTTGTTTTCCATCATAGATCTCATACCATCTGATGATTTTGTTAATTCTTTCAAGCTGGTCTGTATACAAACCTTGTAAATCTACTTTTAATAATTGCATATAATCTATCATTGTCTTGCCCCCTTTCCTGAATAGTTCTTTCTGTCGAACACTTCTGTAACATCTGAATATGCATATCTTAATGCATCCATAAGATGATTAAATTCATCTATAGGTTCATTGATAAATTCATTTGTGTTTTTATCTTTCTTCCAAGTATAATTTTCAAATTCTAGGATATGTTTTTTGCAATTGGGATGTACAATAATTTTAAACTGTTGTAATTTCTGAATACCATTTAGTATACTATCAGGCCCCTTTTTAGCGCTTAAAATCCTTGGTATTCCATAACTTCTTATTTCAGCTATAGATTTTGGTTCAGCGCTGTCAGCTCTAATGATCTCATTTTGAAATCCCTTAGCTTTTATCATATTTGCTATATGATTATTGAGCATTCCTGTCTGGTAATGTTCATCAAAAATATATATCAATCTTTCTGGTAAATTCATAAGGCTACAGCTAAAAGCTGTTGGATCATTTGTGTATCCAAAGTCAAGCCCGAATTTCTTTATGTATTTTAATTTGGTCCAATCAAAATCTTTGATCTCTATATTTGTGTATATAAGTTTATCCAGAGTCGCAAATAACCCTAGCGCATATATCTTATAATAAGTTGGATTTATTTCTTTCATTTTGAGCAATTCTTTGATATATTCATCAGGCAAAAATCTATTATCTTTCCACGTGGTATGGACTATCAAAGTATCATCTGGCAATCCATTTTCAAAAAATCTATGGTATGTCCAATTACCTTTTGAAATTGGATTAAACATCAAATGTATTTGTTGATTAGGCGCTTTACTTCTTAATCTCAAATTCAGCTGTGAAAAATCATCAAGTGTCAATTCTGATGCCTCTTCAATTATTATGTCATCAACGCCTTGTATTGATTTTATTTTTTCAGGATTATCAAGCCCTTTAAACAAAAACAAACTACCATTTGGCAGTTTTATTGCTAATCGTGATTCAGTCACAGTACAATATTCAAGTATTTTATATGTGTTTTCGAGCTGATTTATAAATTCTGCAAATATTGAATCTCTTAATGTCGCTGCGACTTTTCTAATGACAAGGCACTTTCTTTTAGGCATCTTTAAATATTTTAATATCATTTTTTGAACCACAAATACAGATTTGCCAGATCCAGCACCACCATAAAATATATTAAATCGCTGTTCTGTTTCGAGATATGGTAAATATGCTTCATTAAAAATATTTTTGTTAACTGTCAGGTTTATTTTCATCATTATCACCTGCCAGTTTAACATTTATATTAACTATCTTATTAGGATCATCCTCTTTTAATCTTTCAATATCAACTTTTATTTTTTGTATTCGTAATTTCTGTTCTTCTGTGGCTAAGTCAGTATTTAATAATTCACTATATTTTGATATTAAATTTCTCAATTCAGCCATGGCTCGCGATTGCGCTTGTAAAAAGTTAGCCTGTTTATCCCACGCAAATTGGAGCTCATATTCTTTTTCAGATATATTTTCAGATTCTATGGTCCGCTTCAAAACCTTTGACAAATCATTCTGATCTTTAACATACATAATCTTTTGTGCTCTGATAATGGCTGAATATTGAATAACTATTTGGTCCCATAGTAAATCTAATGGATCTTTCTTTTGTATTTCATCTATAATATCTAAAGTATCCTGAGGTAAATATTTAGAAAACAGGCCATGTTTTTCGGCGTTCTTATTACCAAATGGTGCTCCACCATCATTACCTAATGCATTTTTATTGCCTTTGGGTGCACCCCGTTTTTTCTCCTTGTGTGCACCTTCTTTTTTCTCTTTGGACCAATTATATCGCTTAACCCATGATTTCAGCGTATTTATGCTAAGATTGTATTTTTCACATATTTTATTATATTTCATTCCCAATAGATAATCTTTTTTTACTTGATCTTTTATTTCATCCATTATCACCTCACCGCCAATATTGAGTTGTTTTGTATATCGCATGAAAAAAGAGCCCATTAGAGCTCTTTAAATTACTTAATATCAATTTAATTCAGTTAATATTATGCTATTTCCACATTCTTCACAAGTAAATTCGATGCCTTCTATTGTATGATATACATCAATATCACTTACATCGCGCATATTTTTTATTTCTTCCATTTCATTTTCGATTTCTATTTGTACATCCGGTTCGCAATGTATTTTTGCTTTCTCTAATTTTTCACTTACATAGCTGTAATTTTCCTCATTCGGTAGCAATTCCACGATCTTTCCACAATGTTCACAGATAATCTGTATCTTCATTTATAAATTCCCCTTTCTTTATTTTTACCATAATATTCTACATATTTTTCTAAAATCCTTCTTTTTCTGCAAAAATTTAAGCTCAGGAAGGGGACGCCTGAGCTTTGTCTTTTGTTTATCAAATATTTATCTATTGTTCTATTATGTATTATAGCATAGATTTTTTTATAAAGTACGCAAAAAATGCGACAAAAATGCGACAATTTCTTCAATCTCGTTAGAATATTCATTTGCAATTTTCTCTATTGCATAAGATGCGATTCTTTGGCAATTTCTAATGCTATAGTTGTTCTTTTTGCTTATATATCGCCATTTATGTTTTTCAATATATCTCATAGTTAAAATATTTTTCTCTATATTAGATAACGATGACAATATACTATCAATGGTAAGAATGATAAAGACTAGTATAAGCGATTTATCTTTCATTTCTATATCTTCAAGTGCTATATTTTCTGTAATACTGTTAAATTTATATGTTTTTCCAGATTTTATACCTGCATTAATAGCAGGTAGCTCAGATATTTCATTGTATTTCATGTTATAATATTCCAATTTTGTTTTAATGACATTGTATTTTTTTAAGACATTTTCAACATCTTTTTGAATTTCTCTAGGTGTTTTCAAAATCATCATCCCACCCATCAAATTTTAACCCCTTTATTGTTCTCCATCAGCCACTTATAAAACTCATATCCCTTTGGGTATTTCTGATCCCAAAGTTTTTTTGTTATATCTTTGTATTTTTTCTTCTTCTTTTTCTTCTTCGTCAACTTTTCCCCTCCTAAATGCGTATAGGGATAGCTTTAGCTACCCCTCTTTAATCTCCACTGTAATCTTTAAAACTTTATTTTTACATGTTACAAGTTTTATTGCTTCTGATAAATATGTTTCAGGAATATCAAACTGTACCCTTGCACCGTCACCACCAAATTTAAGGCCTGATTGAATTGGTGGTATTGATGCTAAAAATTCAATTTTACCCATCATGATACCTCCTCTATCTCAATTTCTACTTTTTCTTCATTACCTTTTAATCGTTGTATTGTCAAATATGATACTTGTTTGTCATCTTTGTATGCTACGCCATTCATTCCATCCATACATGACTTTGCAATATTGTCTATATCTGGATATACATTCCTTTTAACATATACTCTGATATACAACGCTATATTGCCCTCAAGTGGCTGTTTAACGGCCTCTCTTGCCTTCCACCCGACTAATTCTTCATACTGTCGTGTCCGTTCTGGTGTATAAGCATGTCCGGTTTTTGAAAATCTTGGTCTGCCTTTCGGTACTGGTCGGCCGGGAATTACTATTTTGTACATATCAGTTTCCTCCCTCATTAAGCTCTCTAAAAGTCAATTCCTGCCATTCTTCAAAGCTTATATCCCCTTCTGACCATTCACCTTTTGCCATTTGGCCGCGCTTTAATATCTCGAAAATCTCTGCTGCATAAGGCTCATCTATGTTGATGATGAAGTATTTGCGTCCCGGTTTCATTTCTTTAAGCATGTCTTATTCCTCCTAACTAATATATTTCTCGCATATCTCAATTGCTTTTTTGATGTATATCTGAGCGTGCTTAGTGTTATTATCAGTAATCAATGAATCTTTTGCTTTATCTAGTAGATTAACAACATCGGCTAAATCTTCTTTCATCTTTCTTGATATCTTATATCCGCCCCACATTTTTATATCCCTTCCTCATTGGCAATTTATATATCAATACTCGGAATCTCATTCCATGTTTTACCATCCAAGACACGTCCAGCAGTCTTTTTACCAACTTTAACAAAATCATATTTACACTCAGGATATTCTTGTAATGTATGAAGTCCATCCCCAGTAGAGCGGAAAGGCAAAGGTTTGTATTCGCCCCACGATTTAAAGAAAAACGGTATTCTCGCCTTCTGGCATTGATCTCTTAAGTCTCGCGCCCAATCCGGGTGCATTGGCCGCGCTCCCAGACCGCTTTCTCCGCCGCATATTACCCAATCAATACCGGGGCAAACCAAGATTGGCTTATTACCCTGCTCAGGAAAAGCAGCTTGCCAATATTTATATGTAGGTCGGTAGTCATATTCGGGAAAGTAATGATCAATCTTAACTGGCCCTAGCATCGGCTCTACACTTACAAAGTGTACTGCTGCCGGTATTTGTAATAAAATTGGTATACGTTCATCTGCTCTTTGCTGGTTTTCGGCAGTAACCCCGAGCCATATGTTGTCCGGTAAAGTCGGCGGATAACCTGCCCACCCTTCCCCTTTTCCTGTAATTGAAAAGTATGGGCCAGGAATGGTATTCCCCGGACGCAACCGCTTATAAACTTCAAGCATTCGTTCTGGCCTTTTAGTAAGCACCAAAAAGGTGTGATGTTTAGCCTTTGCCATCACATTAAATATTCGCATGATGTCATATGGGTGGACATCCTCATGGAATAAATCCCCCATACTGCACACAAATATTCGCTGAGGTTTCCTCCATTGTAAAGGTTCATTCAGTCGCTCTGGATGCAACGTTACCTTGAACGGTTCATCTGCCGGATATCCACATCTACCTTTAAGTCTATTTGCTATGCGGTTTGCATAACAGTTTTGGCATCCTTCGCTGATAGGTGTGCAGCCGGTAACCGGATTCCATACAGTATCCGTCCACTCTATTTTTGTTTTATTCATCCCTCACGCCTCCTTTAAAAACCTTAATTTAGCATTTCCGCACGCAATATCCGCTTTATTTATGCATGTCCTATATCCCTTTTTCTGCACTAAGTAAAAATGTTCGTATTCTTTTATAAGTTCACCCTTACCTCGAATTATCTCTCTTTTTCTTTTCTTGTCTTTACCATCCCCATTTTTCAAATTCATCTCAAATTCAACCTTCATAATTTATCTCTTCCTCCCCATATTGCTTTAATGTAATCTACTATGTCTCTAACAGTCTTGCACTTGAGAGCATCTTCATCGGATATTGATATAATAAACGTATCTTCAATATCGCATATTATCTCAATAA
The nucleotide sequence above comes from Thermoanaerobacterium sp. CMT5567-10. Encoded proteins:
- a CDS encoding PBSX family phage terminase large subunit, giving the protein MMKINLTVNKNIFNEAYLPYLETEQRFNIFYGGAGSGKSVFVVQKMILKYLKMPKRKCLVIRKVAATLRDSIFAEFINQLENTYKILEYCTVTESRLAIKLPNGSLFLFKGLDNPEKIKSIQGVDDIIIEEASELTLDDFSQLNLRLRSKAPNQQIHLMFNPISKGNWTYHRFFENGLPDDTLIVHTTWKDNRFLPDEYIKELLKMKEINPTYYKIYALGLFATLDKLIYTNIEIKDFDWTKLKYIKKFGLDFGYTNDPTAFSCSLMNLPERLIYIFDEHYQTGMLNNHIANMIKAKGFQNEIIRADSAEPKSIAEIRSYGIPRILSAKKGPDSILNGIQKLQQFKIIVHPNCKKHILEFENYTWKKDKNTNEFINEPIDEFNHLMDALRYAYSDVTEVFDRKNYSGKGARQ
- the terS gene encoding phage terminase small subunit; amino-acid sequence: MDEIKDQVKKDYLLGMKYNKICEKYNLSINTLKSWVKRYNWSKEKKEGAHKEKKRGAPKGNKNALGNDGGAPFGNKNAEKHGLFSKYLPQDTLDIIDEIQKKDPLDLLWDQIVIQYSAIIRAQKIMYVKDQNDLSKVLKRTIESENISEKEYELQFAWDKQANFLQAQSRAMAELRNLISKYSELLNTDLATEEQKLRIQKIKVDIERLKEDDPNKIVNINVKLAGDNDENKPDS
- a CDS encoding RusA family crossover junction endodeoxyribonuclease yields the protein MYKIVIPGRPVPKGRPRFSKTGHAYTPERTRQYEELVGWKAREAVKQPLEGNIALYIRVYVKRNVYPDIDNIAKSCMDGMNGVAYKDDKQVSYLTIQRLKGNEEKVEIEIEEVS
- a CDS encoding phage Gp37/Gp68 family protein gives rise to the protein MNKTKIEWTDTVWNPVTGCTPISEGCQNCYANRIANRLKGRCGYPADEPFKVTLHPERLNEPLQWRKPQRIFVCSMGDLFHEDVHPYDIMRIFNVMAKAKHHTFLVLTKRPERMLEVYKRLRPGNTIPGPYFSITGKGEGWAGYPPTLPDNIWLGVTAENQQRADERIPILLQIPAAVHFVSVEPMLGPVKIDHYFPEYDYRPTYKYWQAAFPEQGNKPILVCPGIDWVICGGESGLGARPMHPDWARDLRDQCQKARIPFFFKSWGEYKPLPFRSTGDGLHTLQEYPECKYDFVKVGKKTAGRVLDGKTWNEIPSIDI
- a CDS encoding acyl carrier protein; this encodes MMTILSKVKSIISEQTGIPKREIKIDSNLIDDLNINSLTLIEIICDIEDTFIISISDEDALKCKTVRDIVDYIKAIWGGRDKL